AAAAGTCAAGTGGCTGCCCGCTGTGACTATTGACgcattctacatacatacatatgtttgtaccaTAAAGGCTCTGCTCCATTCAGTGCatagtttttctttaaatttctgtAATGTGAGACCCTTTCAAGCACGCTCCATTTTGccttttttctttgttattctATCATGTAAATTGGTACGCGTTCCTTATTGAAGTACACATGTCGATTTGTTAGAATAAATGGCGAGTGTAATAGGCGATTTTTGAGACATTCATGGACTTTTCTTGTTTGTAGCGATCAAACCAACAGAACCTGcgtagaaaataaaaagaactaaAGTActaaaatttggttaaaataagttctgctttTTTGTAATGCATTTTATGCCATTTATGATTTGAATCAAATGACAATCACAGCTCGTTTTGCATATCTCAGGCCGTTTTCGTCAATTTTCGTTGACTCGGTAGAGCATTTTGGCTGGAATTTAGACTATAGTCCGTTAAAAGTTGTGTTTCAGCCTTTAGGCTCACGTGGTCAAATTCTATGCGGAGGTCATAGGAATAGTTCTGTAATGGACCGGTTTTAGTTCACCCTAGGAGACACATTTAGTTGCCCTTTTAAGACAGTGTCGGTAGCAACATGCTTGACTGCGTTGATGCCGAAATGAATGGGTTCCTGGTCCATTAGCATGTGCTAGGCTTCCCCAGAGAATCCCTGCTGACggataaatttgtaaaactcaTCATCATATGTTGAGACTTCATCCAGTGGTCTCAACGCTGCTCTCGACTACTCTCCAAGCTGAGGTAATGATACCCTCGTTTTGGTTCCTGATAAAACCAAGTGCGAACTCGGAAGGTCATCCTGCGCTCCTGGGAAAAAATACCGTCATGATGTGCTTAGGTGGTATCTCTTCACCCCTCTTCGCACATAGGACTGCCAGCTTCGCAGCGATCTCCGGCCAGGTGGCAGGCCTTTTTGTCCTTACAGTCAAAtcaatatcaaagatttcgtatcaaaaaagtttttgtatgatgtttaaatatataactatgaGCCCcaaaaatttcgctttaatcaattatttctttccctcccaaaaaaactctcaaaaaaatcgattttttaagcctcTGAATAGACTCCCTCCTTAATTAGAAAATGTACCGAGAACAAAtattcaacaaatatgccaaccCGTGAGGATCAACCACGTAGCTCAAAGACGTATAGTGAACTCCATGAACTGCTTTTAAAAACTTGGACTGTCGATTTAAAAGTGGTGGGGCGACTTAAATTTACCTATAAAATCCTCAAATCACATTCCTTACAAATTAAAATGGTTAGGAAGTTAAAGTCAGAGAGATCAAACAGCTGTATCAACATTTTATTCAACGAGGATCACCATAAATTGAGCAAAATTGTATGTATTAGAGCAACAATGAACCTCAAAACACCCAGTTTACATCTAAGGTTGCGGAATGAACAACTTCATTAACAAAAAATGGACATGTTACTCGTCACGATCCGATGACTCATTGTTGGTAGGTCGAAAAATGTTTGGACAGAAAGAGATTTCTATTCCTACGCAGGAATAACGGTTAAAAAAGCATTAAGGTCAAATATACAACTATCATATGGATGGTGTAAGATTCAGAGCTTCGAGCAAATTCCCTTCAGACCTCACACTAATGCTCTTACAGGTTTCTTAAACTAACACTTTTCACTTATCAAATACTCACGGTCTTTGTTGCGGTGTTCGATCACGCTGCCTTCGATTTTTGAACCAATTGGATACTTGTGTCAGCGTTAGACCGGTTTTCTCCGATAATGTTTTCTTCTCATCCGGCGTTGGATAACGATTTGTCATATAGCAATCTTTTAAAGCATTTCGACTTTTCTCTTTGAAACAATAAACGGTTTCCTCGCCATCCCAAATGGTTTTCGGCAATGGATACTTTTTACGCAGACGATATTTATCGACCGCGCCTAATGGACGTCCGCGCACTTTCTCTGCTTCCTTGTAATGCGCTTGAAACCAAAGATTCTGCAAGTCCACATGAAATTTCACTGAGAAGCAATGCGTTTCCAAGAGATTGTAGAGTTCATGAAATTGTCCACGATGATAGGCGACCAGCGCGCGGGCACGCAGCACGCTCTCGTTCGTCTTGAAAAGTTCACTGGCGGGTAGGCTGCACAGAAAGGTGGTTAACTTCTCGATATCACCCTTTTGCTGCAGTGCTTCACACATGCATTGTATCTGTATAATgcgacaaaaaatattaatattgaatatacatacatacatatgtcacagTGTGAGCAATTTTTGCACTGAGAAATATTAATTGACACCCACCTGATCTGTGGTGAATTGCAAAAATTTGCGATCCAATTGAAATCCACCCGTTAAACcatgtgttgttgttataccGGAAATCAGTTGACCACCGCCACTCAAGCCCACTGCACCTGGGCGATTAATGCTGTTGATTGCTTCACTGTtgagtgttgtttttgtattactaTTATGATCACCAACACCGTTTTCATATATAATACCATTCAGTGCGGGATAAAGCGGTGAGCCCGCAGCGGTGGGCGGTGGTGACTTGTCATAATCAATACTTATATCGCAGAATCTTCGTTCGATGTCTTTGTCACTCGCGTAGGCGGGGAACTTATCGAAGTGTAACACAGTTTTGCAGGAGATATTGCCGCGATAATCtgaaaattgatattaaaaagGTTAGTAAATAGTAGTAAAAGTAAAACCTGGCTTTAGCTTGGCTTTCaactaatatataaaaaattttacgtcgagatcgtaaaatgaaagcgtacaaaatattgcttgtgcaagaattgaacCGGCTGGATCTTCCcaagctcttgaaaagttcctagAAGAttcgacattttcgagccaaattttgttcaccgTTGAGGGCCATTTCTGGCTCGATGTGTATCTaaagaagcaaaattgccgcatttgcgACAAAGTGGGAcataaagagattcaagagctgccatccCATCCCGAAAAtaacaacagtttggtgtggtttgcgATAGATATTTGACGCCTGAAGCTCTtgatttcggcgacatttggcGCCACTTCCCTCTCACACATCGcataaatcaatggatttattgaaagaacacttcagtgagcagattcACCTTTTGGGCCGGTCAATTGGTCACctagatcgtgtgatatcacaccattcgATTTTTTCTGTGGGGTTATGTAAAGTGTAcagtctatgcagacaatcccgcttcgattcaggctttggagcaaaacatcacgctgGTCATTCGCTAGTTAGTTGTCGAAATGCTCCAACAAGTCAtggaaaattgaactcaacggatggaccaactgagacagccaacatttgaaagagataatcttgaaaaaataaatatcaaagaatgttctttcgaaaattcaccattaaatttgaagtttctaggtttttctttaaaagattAGAGAACCTCGCAATGGATCGCCCTTTatcaagattttcaaaaaatatttccttttatgctacaaaaactaaaataaattttatccgagtttatttttgaaagtgaaaattaacgaaaaaatcgaaaaaatgatTCAAGCCAAGCACTAATGTAAATGATTGGTCGCTTATGCTCTAAGTACGAAAAAAATAACTCTTCACATAATACTTTATATTTAAGTACACATCCACttattatgtaagtatgtaaaatacatagcatgtatgtttgtatataatacatgcaataacaataaattctCATAAATGTTTCGTTGGTTTTTGGATTATGTTACTTTATAATGTTCTATGCTcaagttgttattgttaattGTCTGTATGTATTGTGTATGGTATATGTAGGTAATTCAATGCTTGAGAAATGCGCCATTCTAAGCTAAATTTTCCCTGACGCTCTTAAcagtttttccttattttttagcattatacatttaaatatttataaacattgcAAATATCAGGATACAATGGaaaggtatacatatataatatgtatagtatgtatacatacaactTCGACTATTTATGTTGAACTTTGAGAGtagcttaaattttttattattatggtgcctcagatatttatttttacatattttaacacTTTCTACATcgaagctgcttttgacaacacGTCTCACAAGAGTCTAGTCAGAGCACTGGAAGAAAGGAATGTGGGAGCGTCGGTGCGCAGATGAATAGAGGTCGTACTGCGCACCAGGAGATACTAGGAGTCGTCTCGGCACTACAAGAGGATGGCAAATTCGAGGATACTCTTTGCGACTTAGTACAATGGGGTTTGAACCTGGCTAAAGGATGGTGTAGTGAGCTGAATATCAATCTCTCGAAAACGAACATCGTCTCGTTTACGAGACGTAGGTCTCTGCTCGGCCTCAGAAACCTAACCCTGGCAGCAGGGAGGTAGAGATAACAAATGTGGTCAAATATCTTGGCTTAACGCTGGATTCCACTCTGCGGTGTAAGCAGCATGTTGACCTgattgtcaggtggttgtacGCCATGATCGTGCGACCGATAATCACGTATAGGACGGTGGCTTGGGCCTCAAAAGCATCGCAAACTTCGGTAGAGTTCCAACTGTCGTAGCTTTAACGATTGGCATGCATCTGCAAGTTGAGTGCCATGCGCACATGTTCGACATcagcacttgaagtcatgcttCACCTCACACCACTTCACCTTGTAATCAGTCAGGTAACCAAACACACACTGCTTCAAATGATAGCAGGAGGGTTTGGCAGAGGTAAGGTAATCTCGTCCCAGCGAATGAAGGACTTAAGTGGTGGAATACCATTGGCTCTTCTCAATACCGACAGCATTGCCAAAAGTATAAACATCACCAAGCAGTTCAAGGTTACTCTTActcgagctactgcttagggCTAGTAGAATCAAGTAGTAACCGACGGCTCGAAACCGTCTAAAGATATAATATAACAAAGAGTATAAAGTCTTAACAAAACGGTTTCGGTTCCTGTCGTTGACCGTGCAAAAAAAGTCAAGTTCCAGCTTCGCATGGACTATTGGACAAAGACGTCTGATAACATGATTATTTTCACTCTCAAAGCAAGTATTGGATCTTAAACTAACTCGCCCCGTTCTTTCTAAACACAAGTTCCATCAGTTTAGCTGgtaaacttgaaaaaatttaaaaatgtgtttcatAAGAAGAGATGGATTgtcaaaatttattggaaattttgctcgatttatgtacatatgttgaaggtgatgctcattgttttttcgatattcgtggtttggtgcatcatgaatatGTTCCGGGAAGACAGATGGTCAATAAGAAGTTCTCTTTGACGGTACTGAGGCGTTTACCTGAGAACATTCAtagaaaacggccggaattgtgaaagaacaattcatggattttacacgatgataatgcaccatcacaTCGAGCCacaattgtgaccgaatttaaagccaaaaacgtaaTGAGTACCATCGGTCAATCagcgtattcaccagatttggatccgtgtaattttttcttgttccccaaactgaaattgccgctcccaagaatccgttttcagtcgatcgaagagttAAAACAGAATTCGCTGAGAAGCTCaagaccatcccaaaaagtgcgtatgaaaagtgtttccaGAACTGGAAAAGTCGTTGGCATTAGTGTACgagtattacatctggtggggattactttgaaggcgacaaaataaatattggtgaataattaaatattttaagttttatttacaatttccgtctaattttcacaatatatttAGGTAGTgaatttgtgtttttgtaagTCCGGGTCTATTTTGATCAAAGGTACCTCTTTTGACATGATTTCagatttttataatgaaaacttTCAGTTCTTGTGCggcaaattaattattgaaataattaatagGTACTTTCGTtgatcataattttttatatttataacttttttattaatttaatatttatattgatttcttaCTTGAATTTGGTATATAAAGACTACCATATTGCACTGGTGAATGCATATTATCCTGCATAACTGTCGAATTGTCTGAGGATGTGCCGCCGGAACTTGTGGAATCTATATCACCAACGTGTAACGATGATGAAAGCGTTGTATCCATATTCTTGTCAAACATTGGACAATAATGCGTAGCGTTTATGCACACACTATGgatttatataatttgtaaacacttgtttatttataaatcttGCTGTATAGTATTTATAGTtgtatttaaatgtaatttgcTTGCACTCTATCATTAATGGcacatcatttaatttttaaatttttttttaatttaattgaatttacataattttttaaattttttacgctAATTCCAATTCACACAACTGCttgcaaatgatttaaaattcTTGCAATCAATAGTTTTTTCACACGCTCGTTACACTGTGCCGCATATCGTCTGCAAAGCTACCGCTACGTTTTGTGGTTCAAAAAGAACTGATACAAAAAAGTCAAAAGCGCATTTTTTGAGCAAGAATTTCCTGTCCGTCGCTGTAGTTGGATTGGTTTGCCATGCACACATTAATGAATGGTGGTGGCTGGTGGAATTGGTGAATGAGCGCAGTGTTTGTTCGCAATGAGCCTGAAAATCTTTCATAGTGTGGGTGTATGCtcggcacacacacaaacgtacGCATACCAATGCAAGGCAACATTTTGCTGCTCACGAAACGAAATGAGTTTGGAACGTGTGCGCTTATAGCGAGCACTGTACGGTATAAGGGGTTGAATTTTGGTTTCGTTATCCTTGAGAGGCGTTGCCAATGTGGCATGCACGCCATTTTGATTTATTACTgagttttttttactgttttctgtttttttttggttggaaaaaacaaagttttttaattaaaataaagaaactttattttgtatgcagttcaaaaactaaactaatttaatgtagaaaaaatatttgaggagTGGAGTCCTTGACCCAAATTATTAACGAGCATTTTTTGTGTGGAAAGTTGAAACTTTTAAttggaagtattttttattgagtgataaagttaattttaattggaatatattttattgggtagaaagttgaaatttttagtcgaaaatatattttttttttattcaaaatttgcatcattattattttaaaatattttttttttttatacaaattattattcaaaattattgttattattaattcaaaatatatttttttattgtaaattattatcattattaactcaaaatatatattttttttattgaaaattattattattattaattcaaaatattttttttatacaaattattatcattattatttaaaaatattttttattcaaaattcaaaattattattattattaattcaaaatacatttttttactcaaaattattattattattaattcaaaatatagttttttaatcaaaattattattattataattcaaaatatattttttttattcaaaattattatcattattaactcaaaatatatttttttttatacaaaattattattattattatttaaaaattttttttattcaaaatt
This genomic stretch from Bactrocera dorsalis isolate Fly_Bdor chromosome 5, ASM2337382v1, whole genome shotgun sequence harbors:
- the LOC125778796 gene encoding homeobox protein SIX6 — protein: MFDKNMDTTLSSSLHVGDIDSTSSGGTSSDNSTVMQDNMHSPVQYGSLYIPNSNYRGNISCKTVLHFDKFPAYASDKDIERRFCDISIDYDKSPPPTAAGSPLYPALNGIIYENGVGDHNSNTKTTLNSEAINSINRPGAVGLSGGGQLISGITTTHGLTGGFQLDRKFLQFTTDQIQCMCEALQQKGDIEKLTTFLCSLPASELFKTNESVLRARALVAYHRGQFHELYNLLETHCFSVKFHVDLQNLWFQAHYKEAEKVRGRPLGAVDKYRLRKKYPLPKTIWDGEETVYCFKEKSRNALKDCYMTNRYPTPDEKKTLSEKTGLTLTQVSNWFKNRRQRDRTPQQRPDIMSVLPVQQLDANGFPRMFNAPSYYPESIFNTQ